One window of the Primulina eburnea isolate SZY01 chromosome 18, ASM2296580v1, whole genome shotgun sequence genome contains the following:
- the LOC140820007 gene encoding EPIDERMAL PATTERNING FACTOR-like protein 8, whose amino-acid sequence MALSTNYHLSLSFAALAIFFFSLTLLPSKSGGMDHTSSINIDEQLKKMILGSRPPACSVDKCMNCRPCEATLVIPPHRNNDNKKNKNIERAYEKSSRREDDSYYLLSWKCRCGDKFYQP is encoded by the exons ATGGCTCTATCAACAAACTATCATCTATCTCTCAGTTTCGCAGCCTTGGCCATCTTCTTCTTTTCTCTCACTTTGCTCCCTTCTAAATCAG GTGGGATGGATCATACATCGAGCATCAATATCGACGAGCAGCTGAagaagatgattcttggatcgAGGCCACCAGCTTGTAGTGTGGACAAATGCATGAACTGCAGGCCATGTGAAGCCACCCTAGTCATCCCACCTCACCGGAACAACGAtaataaaaagaataaaaacatcGAAAGGGCTTACGAAAAATCATCCCGCAGAGAAGATGACAGCTACTATCTTCTTTCTTGGAAATGTAGGTGTGGAGATAAGTTCTATCAACCTTGA